CCCCGATGAAGTTGTAATTGAAAATTGTCAAATCTTTCCAACCTAATGAAAAATCACAGTTGATGTAGAACCCACATCACTGCCCCATACTGGTGCTAagtactgtgtttttatgtatgaaAATACCATGTCATTAAACTTAGCAataaccctaacattaaccactAAATAACTGCAGAATCTCTGAATTTAAAACAGAGAGTAACAGaaatatagtgtttttttcctttaggagcaaaacaaactgaaaactgtGATCCAGAAACTGGGACACGAACTGTACCATGAGCATGTTGAAGCGTTTGCACCCCCCCAGTGCACATGCAGCTCATCCGTCCCACTttcgagtaaaaaaaaaccatttcgTTTCAAGCAGAAGCtggaaaaatacttttttaaatcatgcGAAATCTTTCTGTAAAAGAAACGACCGGTGAGTTAGTGTCAGAGTTAAACGGTCAGTGTCATGCACACGGAGACGTTAGAATCATCCTCTGTGAGCTCAGTCCTGATAAAACACAGAGCAGTTAGTGTTAAAAAAAGCCTCCACAGTGCTGAGGTTCCAGCAGCTTTAAACCTCTGCTCGTGCTGTTGGACGGAGCGGAGCGTCTACCTGCTTGCACCTCTCCTCCAGGTTTCCCTCTCCTGGCAGAGAGGCCACAGTGCTGCAGCGACCTGAGAAATCCTCCCCTGCCCAGTTGTGAAGGGTCTGGGAGTTTGGTGGATGAGAAACATCCAgaacaacatgaaaaacaaacttcaaaGGAAGCCGGGTGGAGGATGGTGGTGAAGCTCCACGCCGTCAGGACCTCTTACCTTGCGGACGTCGGAGCTCTTTGGCTCGGTCGTCCACGTGATGATGCGCGAGACGGCGAGGCGCGTCTCGCTGGAGTTGACAAAGTCTGACGGGTCCATCTGGCGAGCGAGAGCCTCGATGTAGCGCAGGATGGCCACCTTCACCTTCAGGTTGGGCGTCTGCGTCTGGTCCACGATGAAACGCATGAGGATGTTGAACTGCTGTTCGTATGAAAAAGACTCTCTGCAGGGAgacgcacacgtacacacacacacacagagagggggTTTCACTGAACATGCAAAAACGATCATGACGATCCTGATCATGGGAGTTCACCTTATTCAACTTATTTTGGGTGATTTATTTAATCGCAATATGATCAAATATATCGTCTCCTGCTGACCTGGTGACGTCCAGAGCCTTCTGGACTTTGGCCTGGACAGAGCCCAGCAGGTCTGCTCCCATCTtcttcagcagctgtgtgagcaGAACAAAGAGCCAGTCCTGCAGGTCGTCTCTGTGAAGAATGATGAAGTCCACCAGAGTCTCCAGGAACATGCTGAACacctgacacagagagacacagaggtgatgatggtgatggtgaaggtgaggaaggagaaggaggaggaggaggggatgtGAGAGGAGATGACACAAACAGAGGTGACGGTGAGTACACACTTACTCTCTGGAGTTTGTTAGAGTCCACAGCAGTGACGAGGTGAGACGtgcaacaaccacaacaaaaaacacaaaaacactgtctgTTAGTTTGTCCTGCGGTTAGTTTTTGTGCGACAGCAGCTGAGAACAGATGATGATTTCAACTCACCTTACTGTGAGGGTCTGCAAACATCCTGGTGAAGATCTCACACAGTCTCTTCAGCTCCACGCgactgtaccacacacacacacacacaacataataAAGACAGCTGTAACAATCACAAGGTTCAGTAAGATAAATCAtctatttcagcttttaaatttgaagattgcaaaaaaaaaattgcagaatattaaaaaaattcCTTCATCTAAACTATAACAACAATCTGTTTTATAGAGTATCCTCTACTGACTAAAGGTACCTGAGCATCCTCTGGCTCTTGAGCAGGTTCTGCAGTCCCAGCAGACCCTCCTTCCTCTCAGACCAGTTAGAGCTGGCGCAGTGGTTCAGGACCTCCGCCACGTCCACGTCCTGGCGCAGGTAGTGCGGCGCCATGCCGCCGTTGCGCGAGCCGTACGAGCGCTCAGAGCAGGCGCTGGACGCATCGCTGTTGGCGTCGTCGTCCGAGTACATGCCGGGCGACTCGAAGCGCCGCCGCGCCGGGCGCCGCTGCTGGAGAGGgggaagagggggagagacagacagagagagagagaggttagcATGTGGGAGACGTGAAGCCACAGGGACACATGCAGGTTTCTGATGACAggatgtgattgacagctgagacACTGCAGTCTgagcatgatgatgatgatgatgatgttctgcaTGTACTGAGAGAGCGGAGGATTTATTTGTACCTTACTCCTGGAGTCTCCTAACAGCTGAAGTCCAGGAGAAGAGAGAGCACAGAGGGGAGTTACTGCAGGGCTGAACCACCTCTACACACTCATCacttttttaattcacattcattcTCACCAGAGCGTCTGCCACCGCGGCCTCCACCTCAGTGCCCGTGTTGAGGATTTTCATGGCGTTGACGGAGGCCGAGATCCGAGCCTGGTGGGAAAGTCGGTCtaaggaaagaaagacagaggagacgTGTGGGATTAACTTCACCTGCCGGTGACGTGATAGTTCAGTTTCTTGAAGTCTGGTTGTATGAGACTCgcgctcagtgaaaacatggcagaagaaatgattttagccactcaacAAAGCAAAATACATAAGCATAACAAAATACTCAGActtctccaacaggaaactgaagtttgtaaaccactcactctcccacaccaaagcccatagagaaaatcagtgagtggtttacaaacttcagtttcctgttggaaagaacgtctaacagtgagataaagacgtgaacattcttatgaaacaaataaacaaatgtagaTTTCATAAGAAGAGTCTTGTCTGTCACTTATACACTTCAAAAAAGCTGAACTATCACCTTTAATGTACTGAAACAAGGAGAGTCACAGTTCTGAAACTTTATTATTTAGGTTGGGCttcaatcaataaaataaaataataacataataatacatcaaacaataaaatgataaataaattaattataaaaaataaacaaaatgctcAAATGTTAACACAGAGCAGCCAGTAAATGATTAAATCagcaaaatgaaatatttaacacaaATGTACCATAAAAAGCTTTGAACAAGCTGTAAATTTAAGGATGAAGTGAAAAGTCTAACATTGACCGTCTCATTTTAAAACCAGGAGCCAGGAGGTCGACTTGTTTCATGCAGGGAGAGGCTGCACGGAGCAGGACGACTCCGTCAGCCACATGAATCACcagactgtttgtttgtttgagtgtcAGGCTGACGGAGTGAACCTGCTCCCAGTAAAAACCTCACTGGTCACCTGAGTAGCACTCTGCAGACGAGAGGGCGCTGGTGGAGCGGGAGTGACGCCGCGTCGCTGCAGGAGGGAAACACTGCCACTGTTAGCATCATACGCTAACTGACTGACTTTTAAACACTCATCTGTGTCTTTAATAAACACTTCATAACACATTAGCTGCAGAGAAGAGAGCAGAGCGATTAGTAGAAGAGACAAGAGTCTGGACGTGTGAATACAGAGCAAGCAGAGAGGACCGGGGCCGAGGCTTCAAAACCACCGTCAAATACATTCTCTGAAAGGATCAATACCGTGTACCGATAAAACAATGACAGGGTTTgttggtgggcggggcttcagGACCATACTCACCCAGGGGGGAGAAACCCCTGGTGGGGCTGGTGTCGCGGCTGCTCTCGCGACTGGTTTCACGGCTGCAGCCCTGACTCATGCTCGGTCGAGGGATTCGACTGCGGGCTGGAGAGACGACgcggacacagagacagagacagagacggacagaCACAGAGCGACAGAGACACGGAGAGCAAAGCAGGGGGAGAGTTTAGCTTGTAGCACATCCAGCCAGTTACTGACAGAAATGTTAGTCCAGCAGGAGAATGAGACTGAGAGTGTGTTAGGACAAAGAACAGGGAAAACAAGTGCTGCTGCTCGCCTTCAAGAGGAAACTACAGGATATTATTCTCTGGTTTTTACCATAATATAGTAAAACCTGGAGATTGTGAAAAGGAAGACTGCTTTCACACATTCTTCAGCTTCAGCTTTTTaaacagtgtttgatttgcacTCAGAGTCTTCCTCACCCATTCCTGATCTGGTGGGACTGGTCTCTCGGCTGCAGCCCTGACTGCGGTGACCTCGAGGCCGGCTCTTGTCTGTCTGACTGGTTGACGTGTTGGGGTTCgtggcggcagcagcggcggcggtgcCCATCGTAGGTCTTGGTTTTCTGCCGTAGGTGGCGCTCAGCAGACGCCCCGGAGAACCCGAGCGACTCCCGGCTGAAACGCAGCGAGAGGAATCAAAGTGTCAGTGCAGACGAGGGAGAGACGGATTTAAACACGGACAAACAGACACGAGACGCAGCAGCTACTGACGCTGAGACTGTGACACGACCTTCCCTCTGCTACGACCACGACTGTCCGTCACACACGGACCGTTTCCTGCGCTCGTCCTCCGGGTTCTCACTCGACCTGacggagagaggaaaaacaaaaagacaagaaGAGACAGAGGATGAACGTGAGGACAAagaacactgctgctgtttggacTCAACGCTTTCAACTCATGCAGAAACAAGAGAGACAAAGGGACATGACAAATGaagggacagagagacataagaaaaatgaaagaacagacagaaataaggtcagaacaaagacacagactTGGACCAGAATCAGCTGAATGTATCtttcatcaaaaaaacaaaactttattgaCTCTTTAAGGAGAATCGAAACTTCAAATGTCCTTAGTAACCCAAgagacatgtgtttttttgtctcctgaTATTTGTGACATTGTGAGACGGACGTCCACTGTCATGCACTGACACTTCATCACAGAAGACCACAGAGCTGATGGAGAGTGGGAGgggctaacacacacacacacacacacacacacacgcagcttaCCATCTGCATTCACAGACCATGAGGCATCTGACAGGTGGGCGGGCCCAGGAGAGACACAACAGGGGGTTAAGGGTCAGAGGTTAGGCgttaaatagagagagagagaaggtgggACTGGTAATCAGATTAACTGTGAGTCACCTGATCTGATTAGTTTTCTCCACAAACATCAGCTTCTGCCGAGTTATTACATTAGATGAAGTTAAGGACACAAACTCATGAGTCATGAGAGCACACTCCTATGTAACAGGGAGCcactttaactttttatttgataaaacttaaaaaagggAATGAGGAAAGTAGTTCTGTGGCGAGCGGTCTTACCCAGAGAAGCGTAGGATCCAGGAGGAAGCGCCGAGGCCGCGCTGAAGGGAGAAGCTGAGGACACAGAGGGGACTGTGGGCATCCTGGTGCGGGCTGTGGCAGTGGCGGCGGCGTTTACGTCCACGTCACTGCGAGAACGTTGGAGGGAGCCTGGAGAGGAAGCTGCGGTGGCGGCAGTTCTGGAGGAGTGAGTGGGTTTGGCTGGAAGAAACCACATAACAACATCAGAGAGTGCAAAGACGTGACAGGATGTAAATATGAGTTCAACAAACCGTGTTTACTTCTGCTGGTGTTGCTTCTGGCGCTGCTTTTCACAGACACGGGTCGACTGAGgagacaagacatttgaaaatgaggCAAAGGTCGTATTATCAGTCAAATATCAGTGTCTGATTTGGATCGattgtggaggaggagacggaggaggcggagtctcACTTGAGGCTCTcttgagaggaggaggaggagcggtcAGAGGCGGGCAGTGACATCAGACTGTCCCCGCTcctcaggtgagcctgcagTGCTTTCTGATAGGACGACTCCAGGCCCTGGAAGAGCTGCTCTGCCTCCCTGCTGAAGTGGGCGTGGTAACTCCAGTAACACCTGCgagaaacagggaaaaaaaacgtgtttcaGATTCACAACGCCTGTCGAGGACCCACTTTACTGATCATTCATATTTAATGTAGCTTACTTTCTGGCCACAGAGCGAGCCTCGGCGTCTGCATCGTGAATTCCTTTCTTTATCGTCTCCATCACAACTGTCCCATGTCTACAGGACGACGAAAAGAAACAAAGCTTTCAATAAAGTGCTGACTTAACGCTTTTGTTTACTGTTAATGTTAAAAACTGAGaacattttgttgttatttatgactttattactATCATTATAATGAATCTATAGTCGTGAACATGTTATAAACACATATGGGGGtcattcaatttgaaatttctgTCACAAATCTACTTTAAAGGTCATATCTCATCGTCTGTCGTGTGATTAGTGACTAGTCAGACACTCAGACTCGATCGATGAGAACCAGATCTTTCCCCTGGTACCAGGATCAGCTCAGGTTTCTCCCTGGTGGCAGCGGCGGCAGGAAGCAGCCAGCCAGAAACACAATGAGGCTTTTTGGaggcagcgagagagagattcCCCCCTGGCATCGCCATGGTAACCACTGAGGTCGACGATGGCCTGACCAGTGTCATATTTCCTCCGGAGGAACACCGGGtcaccatttttattttgtagtaagcTGTGTGGAGTTCTTATCGTTCTGAGCGTTGATCAGGTTTGATCAACTAATGTGTTTAACATTATATTCTAATGTTTTTAAACAGTCCTCACCTCTCCAGTGAGCTGGTCTGCCACTCCTGCAGCATCAACTCCAAAAACTCAAAGCAGCGTCTGaacgagacacacacaaaaaaaacagatcaataaaacaaaacaaggacgagagataaatcaaatatttgaaaCCCACAACAAACCAAGATGATACCAAATTACAACGTATTTTTAAGAAATTAATACACCGGAAATAAAAATGCTCAAAATATGTGAAGAAAATGCACcgaaaacaaaatgacagaagAGTAACGACAATAATATggcagaataaaacaaaacaataactgaaaatgtgaaataatataaaataagcttaaaataaaaaagaatgtaaataattaaaaaataaaagaaatatatgTTTCACTATAAACATGccataaatataaaatatccattaataaataaaagcagagagaaGATGTGTCTCACCTCCTGACCGCCACAGATTTGGATGCACAGTTGCTGGCGATGATGGGGATGAGACGAGGGTAGTGAGTGTGCtgtgggaaacaaaaacatcatcacactGACGATGTGAAGTGACAGCGCTGACTTTTCTCTCAgcacaaataaatcacagcGTCGAGGTTGacgtgtttttttatgttttatggcACGTACTCTAAGGATGAGGCGGATGACGGCCACGCCGGACGTGGCCATGATTTTGGCACTGTTGGGAACCAGGTTGAGCAGTGCCGGCATGACGGCCTCCGCTGCGTGGTCGAAGCGGCTGCCGAGAACCAGCGACAGGTGACTGAAGACGGAGCAGAGACACGAGCAGACAGCGTCAGAGTGACTCGTCTCAGGAATAAAATCTACTCTGTCTCTCAGCTTAAGCCCATGATATCTTAAGAAAATGTTccacgtctttatgtcactgtttgacagacttttccaacaggaaactcaagtttgtaaaccactcactctcccacaccaaagcccatagagaaaatcagtgcttttagctcacagggacacaggagctgctggtctactgctgcctcgtgtggtcactttgtgtcactaaaataaATCTGTACAAAGCAATTTAAGagccgaattcacaaaataagtcatttgaacttagtgatgaggcagcagtggaccagcagctcctgtgtccctgtgagctaaaatcactgatttcctctatggggtttggtgtgtgagagtgttccTCAAGCAACCACGTTCAAAGGGTTTTCTTACttctacatacatatatatatatatatcattcaTATGAATTCAattataaagaaaagaaaaacatatttgatgCTTCAACCACGTGGTGATTATGAACGCTGTATCTTGTCTCACCCCAGAGTGATGCAGGCTTCTCTCACCACCTGAGAGCGCAGGTCTTTGGCCGACAGCTTGAACGCCGCCTCCATGAGccgcagctgctgcaggaaccCTTCAAACTCAGGAGCTCCAGCCAGGACCAGCGAACGCACCTTCTTCAGctgtgagagaagagagagggaggaggaggaggagagcggtCAATACGAGGAGAGAAGATGAGGAGCACTGACAGGAAGGTGAGGAAGACTTACAGCTGCCACTCTCAGCTCCCAGTCCCTCTTGTCGTCCGACAGCACATCTCGTATCTTGGTCATGGCCTCGTCCACTTCTCTGTTGGAGTAAATCTGGTGGAGAAAGATGTAAAAAcatgaaggaggcagcagaaCAGACatatttatgaaataaatgttataGAAACAAACTGACTTGCACTGTGGGAACGTCCTCAAAGGCCTGGATGAAGTCGTCCTCGTCCACAGCTCCTGCTCCAGAGCCGTCCTTCCCTGCaattaacacaataaaatacaaatacacctTTCTCCCAAATAATCAGTCACATGGACAACATTTACCTgaattcaacaaaaacaactgttttatatattttatagaACAGATTCACTCAGCAGAAAACTTAATTTATCACATGATCTTAGATTAAATTTGAAACCTTTTTTAAGGTCGAGCCCAAAGGAACACAAAATTTAAATCACTCCGTCTTTCATTCATGAAATGttattatgaaaatataataataaacggCAGATTCTCTCTGATGTGTGGaaacgtgaacatgtgacacaaactacatgcaattaaattaaagaaagcaacaaacacagaaaaggaaaaagaaatagcagtaaaataaagttaaaaacaaaacaatttaaaagtaTTTACTACGATAaagtaaattaaacaaagtaaaaacacccgataaaaaaagagaaaagaaaaaacactgtgtttaaaaatgaaaacttgttgtttattgttgcaTTTGTGCAATGCTTAGATAGTGTGACACTAAAGAGCTAAAGAGCTTCCTCTGACCTGCAGACTTGCtgctggaggcggagcttggCCGGCGAAACGTCCCCATGCTCACCGTCTTCTTCCCGGACAGCGGGGCTCCTTTGGACGAGGACAAGGAGCGGCCACCGTCCACCGAGTCATCGTCCTCGAAGTTTTTGTCTGCAGCGTGAAAAGACAAAAGGTGAGAGGGCAAAGGTCACGAGGCTGCTGGACAAACAACAAAGAGTCTTCAGAAGAAAAGACGCCATCGCCGACCTTCAGCTGACATTTCTCACATTCCTACATCAGCAGACTTGACAGCCAGCCCCtgttccactcacacacactttactttctttattttcagattAATAAAGATTAGGAGTTGGTGTTTCCCGAACTTTGACATGACGACGTTCccaaatatgttgttttacGACACAAAATCAACACATGAAACAGTTTTATCAACCAA
Above is a window of Solea senegalensis isolate Sse05_10M linkage group LG2, IFAPA_SoseM_1, whole genome shotgun sequence DNA encoding:
- the LOC122759429 gene encoding CLIP-associating protein 1-B-like isoform X6; this encodes MEEDEVVVVVSIEYLLEQTMQKDLGRRLQEGQEIIEIILDQERSPDLEQDQNTLDRMVDAVASSWVNSSNFKVVLLGMDILSALVSRLQEKFRTQVGTVLPSLIDRLGDAKDQVRDQDQALLLKIMDQAANPQYVWERMVGGFKHKNNRTREGLCLCLISTLNVFGSQSLTLSKIVPHICNLLGDPTSQVRDGAMNCLVEIYRHVGERVRIDLGKKGLPQSRLNVIFSKFDEVQRSGNMVLSPLSDKNFEDDDSVDGGRSLSSSKGAPLSGKKTVSMGTFRRPSSASSSKSAGKDGSGAGAVDEDDFIQAFEDVPTVQIYSNREVDEAMTKIRDVLSDDKRDWELRVAALKKVRSLVLAGAPEFEGFLQQLRLMEAAFKLSAKDLRSQVVREACITLGHLSLVLGSRFDHAAEAVMPALLNLVPNSAKIMATSGVAVIRLILRHTHYPRLIPIIASNCASKSVAVRRRCFEFLELMLQEWQTSSLERHGTVVMETIKKGIHDADAEARSVARKCYWSYHAHFSREAEQLFQGLESSYQKALQAHLRSGDSLMSLPASDRSSSSSQESLNRPVSVKSSARSNTSRSKHAKPTHSSRTAATAASSPGSLQRSRSDVDVNAAATATARTRMPTVPSVSSASPFSAASALPPGSYASLGRVRTRRTSAGNGPCVTDSRGRSRGKVVSQSQPGSRSGSPGRLLSATYGRKPRPTMGTAAAAAATNPNTSTSQTDKSRPRGHRSQGCSRETSPTRSGMDRLSHQARISASVNAMKILNTGTEVEAAVADALLLGDSRSKRRPARRRFESPGMYSDDDANSDASSACSERSYGSRNGGMAPHYLRQDVDVAEVLNHCASSNWSERKEGLLGLQNLLKSQRMLSRVELKRLCEIFTRMFADPHSKRVFSMFLETLVDFIILHRDDLQDWLFVLLTQLLKKMGADLLGSVQAKVQKALDVTRESFSYEQQFNILMRFIVDQTQTPNLKVKVAILRYIEALARQMDPSDFVNSSETRLAVSRIITWTTEPKSSDVRKAAQVVLIALFELNTPEFTMLLGALPKTFQDGTTKLLHNHLRNASANSGIVMSSPCNSMGRTPPRQSNSRSSPLTSPTNCSHGGLSPSMLEYDSENLNSEEIYSSLRGVTEAIQNFSFRSQEDLMEPLRRDGKRDGMAGVAASSDSGVDLMEGGRTALDNKTSLLNTPSPRSFTGPRFRDYNPYNYTDSISTVDKAALKEALHEDAVDGRRQESVENKILPPKSFPTSPSEQLELVGELLKELSQGQVGERGPEERRGNLLELLKVVREDSVLVWEEHFKTMLLLLLETLGDKDHTIRALSMRVLKEILRNEPARFKNYAELTIMKTLEAHKDSHKEVVRAAEEAASTLASSIHPDQCIKVLCPIVQTADYPINLAAIKMQTRAIERITKEPLHQLLPDVIPGLLQGYDNTESSVRKASVFCLVAIYSVIGEELKPYLAQLTGSKMKLLNLYIKRAQTSTSNSSSSSDISSY